In Candidatus Bathyarchaeia archaeon, the following are encoded in one genomic region:
- a CDS encoding ABC transporter ATP-binding protein, translated as MRVTVMLEIKNLFVSIGDKEILKGINLAVPTGEVHALFGPNGSGKTTLLRTIMGFPACKVTSGSITYNGEDLARVPLNVRAEKGIGFSFQRPPTIRGVKTRKILEKCSRGRFDVECLADELKMRDFLDRDINAGFSGGEIKRVELLQLLAQDPTFILLDEPESGVDIQAIGLIGNMINRLLRRDSKCAHQSTPPTSKSAIIITHTGDILDYVPADRGHVLCGGKIICSGNPSTILNKIRSAGYEECLRCPS; from the coding sequence TTGAGAGTGACGGTAATGTTGGAGATAAAGAATTTATTTGTCTCCATCGGTGATAAAGAAATTCTCAAAGGCATAAACCTAGCGGTCCCCACCGGCGAGGTTCACGCTCTCTTCGGACCTAACGGTTCAGGTAAGACCACCCTCTTAAGGACGATCATGGGGTTCCCTGCGTGTAAAGTAACATCAGGGTCTATCACCTACAATGGAGAAGACCTTGCAAGGGTTCCCCTGAACGTCCGAGCTGAGAAAGGCATAGGGTTTTCATTCCAGAGACCCCCAACTATTCGCGGGGTGAAAACTAGAAAGATACTGGAGAAGTGCAGCAGAGGCAGGTTTGACGTTGAATGTTTGGCTGACGAATTAAAAATGAGGGATTTCCTCGACCGCGACATAAACGCGGGGTTTTCAGGTGGAGAGATCAAACGCGTTGAGCTACTTCAACTCCTCGCACAGGACCCCACCTTCATTCTGCTAGATGAGCCTGAATCTGGTGTGGATATACAGGCCATAGGCCTTATCGGAAATATGATCAACCGCCTTCTAAGAAGAGACAGCAAATGCGCACACCAGAGTACCCCTCCAACATCGAAATCAGCCATCATCATTACACATACCGGCGACATCTTAGACTATGTGCCGGCGGACAGAGGGCATGTACTCTGTGGCGGCAAGATAATATGTAGCGGCAACCCTTCTACAATCCTAAATAAGATAAGGAGCGCAGGCTACGAGGAGTGCTTAAGATGCCCGAGTTAA